TGAAGTGCCTCAAGATCTCCCAGCCGTACGGCATCGGCGGGCTGATAAGGTACCACTACAAGATGATAGACGCGACGGACGAGATGAAAAAGGAGATGTTGAGGGACCCGAAATTCCTGAATCTTTATCAGGCCCAATTCATCGGCTTCCAGTACTTTTGCTTCAAGTGTATGGAAGCTTGCCCTGCGTGTATCTGAGATGGTTAAATTGCCGTCACGGGTGGGACCGGGGCCGTTTGAGGCGCGTGATTTGGGTTTTTATCTTACTTGAAAATTTTTAAAAAATGATGTATTATGGTATTAACAATATCCGGGAATGATTTTACTGTGTGATCATATCCGTAAAAAAGAGCTTGCGGGGGAATCCTATGCCACATCGCGGGAAACTGCCGAATATTCTCTTCTATATCACATTGCACGTATGTGAGGACATATTGGGCGAGAAGGGGATGTTCTCGATTCTAAAATACACCGGGCTGGAGAAATTCATCGACGAATTCCCCGCAAAAGACCTTGATCTTACGCATAACTACGAGGATTTCACCACCATTACGACAGCACTGATAGAGGTTCTGGGGGAAAATGGGGCGGGGAGCATCATGCTTGAGGCGGGAAGAAGGGCGTTCGACTTGATGGTGGATGTGGCCCCATATCTCTTTAATATCGAAGGCGTCGAACCGGAGAAGATAGCTCCCGGAAGGAGGTTCGAGGAATTCCTCAAGATCTATAAGGTAATGACCGACGCCGCCTCCAACATCTTCGGGGATGTATATACGATCCTGGAGCAGGAGGTGGGATTGATCTACGAGATATCTCCCTGCTATCTCTGTGAGGGACTGAGAACCAAAAACGCTATTTGTTACATTCAGGTCGGTTTTATGGCCGGGGCCGCGGAGTGGATAATGGGAAAGAAAACCGTGGTCAAGGAGACGCTCTGTATCGCGAAGGGGGACGACAGGTGCCGGTTCGTCGTTGTGAGGCCGGAAGAGTGAGGAAGTGCCTGAAAAGGCGGCTTCCATTGCTGAATTGGACGGGATACACGGGGATTTGATGAATATAATGAAGTTGAATTTTTAACGGGAAGGCCGGAGGCTATTTATTCCTTGACTAAAGAAGTAAAGTGGGATAGTTTGTACCCTTTTGAAAATATTGAATGCAATACAAGAAAGGCAAGATAAGCTCGAACGAAAAATCTTCTTTGTTGCCGCGGAGATGCGATATGTCCCCTAAAACACCGGGTGATTTCGATTTTTCGGGGAGGACGGCCTTGATTACCGGAGGCTCCAAAGGGATTGGTAGGGCCGTAAGTCTCGCCCTCGCGGAGAGGGGGGCCGATGTAATCATAAACTACTCGGCTGACGACGATGCCGCAAAAGGCGTGGTCTCGGAGATAGAGGCGATGGGGCGAAAGGCGACGGCGATAAAGGCCGATGTCTCGGATACCGCTAAGGTGGAGGATATGTTCGGCATAATCAGAAAAGATCCGGGGAGACTTGACATCCTCGTCAACAACGCCGGGATCATTCGGGACAAGCTTCTGATGTTCATGAACGAGGACGATTGGAACAGGGTGATCGATATAAACCTCAAGGGCGTCTATAACTGCTGCAAGACGGCGATACGTTTTATGATAGGGGAAAAATACGGCAAGATCATCAACATGGTCTCCCCCTCAGCGATCCTCGGGAGGGCGGGCCAGACCAACTACGCCTCGTCCAAGGGGGGGGTTATAGGTTTTACGCGCTCACTGGCCCAGGAGTTAGCCCGCTTCAACATCTGCGTAAACGCCGTCTCGCCCGGTCTTATAGAGACGGAGATGATGGACAATCTGACCGAAGAGACAAAGAAGGAGCTTCTGTCCGCCGTTCCCCTCGGCAGGCTGGGGACTCCCGAGGAGGTAACGGGGGCGGTCCTCTTTCTCGCCTCCGACAAGTCGGACTACATAACGGGACAGGTAATATCCGTGGACGGCGGATTGACCTAAAAAGGTTTTTAGAAATATATTTTTTGTTTTCACCTTAAGCGAGGAAGTACCTTTGGAAGACAAAGATAAACTGAAATTGAAACTTAAGACGCTTATTATTGAGAGCCTCCAACTGGAGGATATAGAACCTTCCGATATTGAGGATGATGATCCTCTTTTCGGAAACGGACTCGGCCTCGATTCCATCGACGCCCTGGAGCTTGTGGTGGCGCTGGAGAAGGAATTCGGAATCATTATCCCGGATGAAGAGGTGGGAAAAGAGGCCTTTGCTTCTCTTAACGCGCTGGCCGATTTTGTAGAGCGGGAGAGAAAAGACCTCTCATGAGGTTTACCGCAGAAGATATTGTTAAAATAATCCCTCACCGTCCCCCTTTCTTGTTGATCGACTCGGTCGATATAATCGAGTTCGGGAAGAGCGGCGTCGGGATAAAAGAGCTTGTTCGGGACGACTCCTTCGGGGATTTCTTCGATGCCTACCTACCGGAGGAGCGGGTCATGCCCAGACCGATGATAATCGAGGCCGCGGCCCAGACGGGGGCTTTCATTGTTGCCGGCGGGGGCCTGTTGAACGAGGGGGGTGTCAACGAGGAGGATGTAGGGGGGCCGGCCGCAGGCTACCTTGTAAAGATCGGGGACTTCTCCTTCAGCGGAGATGCAAGGGAGGGGGATACGTTGAGGCTTAACGTAATGCTGGATAACGCCTTCGGCGCCCTCCACAGGTTCGGCGTTGTGGCCGAGGCTGGTGGGGCCGAGATCGCCCGGGGCGAACTCACCTTCTCGGTCGAGAGGGCCGGGGGCAGCGGTTAAGCTTGGATGGGGGCGGTTCTTGTTTAAGATCGGGCAATACTCGTCGGGCGTTTAAGTTGAGGAGGGCTCTAAAGCGAATCATTTCCTATGTTTCGTTTCATGCCGATGCATATTGATATTGTGGATATGGGCAATGGTGTAAAGGCTCGATGGATCGGATAAGGTCACACGGGCGGATTCGAGATAAATAGGTATCTATATAAATGACAAGGAAAATATAAAAAGGCCGCCGATGTCCCGGCGGCCTTGCAGTTTTTTAATTTTACTTTCTCATCAACTGCTTTAGCGGCTTGGAGGAGCAATATTAGGTAATCCCCCAAATCCCCCTAACGCCAATTATCGAATGGGGATTAGTCCCCGGTATACCCACTTAAACCAGATCAGCCGACCCCGCTTCCGATAAAAAGCTGACCCGCTTAACTTTCTAATCCTGAAGGAGTTTATCCCACCTTATCAGCACTGTTAAAAAAATTGGGCCAGTCCCGCTTTCAATAAAGAGCAGAACTGCTTAACGTCCTGAAGGTTTCTATCCAGCCTTGCCCGCCTTGCTAATATAACTGGGCCAACCCCGCTAATCGTACTCCAGCGTCTCCCCCGGGCCGAGCATGTGAAGCTCCGGAGGGAGGAGCTTCCCGTCTACGGTTAAGCTCGTTACGCCGTACTCCTTTTTAACGTAGAAGACGCTGCTCGTTCCGTCGTTCCAGTTAACCTGAATCGTCTTTCCGTCGAAGACGTAGCTCCCCCAGACCTCGGGTCTTTTAATGACCCTGTCTGTCCCCTCTTCAAAGTAGGAGGTAACGAACTTTGCCTTCCCGTCGTTGTAGAAAGAATAGATAATGTTGGGGGTGTCGAAATACATTGGCCAGTTCCCGAGTATATCCTTGAGGACGGCCTTGGTTCCGGTGGGCTTCGGCGGCGTGAACTCGCTCTCAGATGGAACCGGTGCCGCAATATCGACCTGGATGTATTTACCGAAGACCCATCCGGAGAGGTCTTTGTAGACGATGTAGTACCAGTAGCCGGTAAATCCGTCGATGGAGTCGGTGCGGTTTGAGTGGGCCAACGCCTCCACCCTGTAGCCCTTATTGACGGTGCCGAGCTTTCTTCCATCGAGGGTCGGTTTCTCCCTCACCCTCAGTCCGTCGCCGGTTATGGTGGCGTTTTCCACGGCCGTGGCGGGAAGGGCGAAGACGATAATCAGGCAGGCGGCCGCCAAAAGGTATAATGTCTTTTTCATCTTGTATTCCTCTTTCAAAATTGATAACCGAGAAAATATATCAAGAAGCCGGGGAAATATCAAGCTAAAAGTTTTTGTCTGTCTACTCCGCTCGTCAGGTTGTTGGAGATATGATTGGCGGGAAATATGTAATGTTATTTGAGAAGGTCTGTACAGGATTGTGATTTCTCTCTTTGCCGTTTCTTAAGGAGTCCTCTCAATCACGGGGATGTCATTAGAGCCCCCTCACAATCTCGAGGTATCTCTCGAAGCTCTTTAGGGACACGTCGGGGGGGATGTTGTGGTCTATCGAAGGGATGTAGCCCCCCTTTCCAAGCATGAACCTTACCTTCCCGACGACCTCGTCTCTTATCCTGTCATCGTTGCCCAAAAGCGTCTTTTTGTCTATCCCACCCATTATGACGAGGTCCGGGTGCTCCTCCCTTACCTTGATGACGTCCATCCCCGCCTGGACCTCGAAGGGGAGCATCATGTTTATCCCTGTCTCGGTGAAGAGTGGGATGAGGAGCGTCACGTCCCCGTCCGAGTCCACACAGAAGACCCTTATGTCCGTATCCGCCTTTATCGAGTCGACCAGCCTCGTATAATAGGGGGACATGAACTCCCTGAATGCCTTCGGCGATATCATTGGGCCGTTCTTGTACGACATGTCCTCGAATAAGAAGACCCAGTCTATCTTCGAGCGCTCCCTCATCTTCTTTATCGTGACTTCGTTGAGATATACCCAGTGTTCTGCAATTTTATGGAGGAGATTCGGGTCCCTCCTCGTGGCGACCGACAGACCCTTCAGTCCAAGGAGGAGCCTGAGCGTCCCGAAAAGGCCGCACTGGTGGGAGCAGGTGTAGGTGTCGTCGCCGTATGCGTTTGCCATTGCCGCCATGGCGTCCAGAAAGTCGGTGAAGCGCTCCGGCGTCTCCGGGTCGAGGCGCCATTTCAATTCCTCAAAGTCGCCGAGGGTTTTTACGGGGTGATCGAGGTACTGGGGGATCGTCGAGCGGCCGTCTGTGAATACCCTGACGGTGTTTCCCCCCACGTCCCGCTTGATGAGGTATTTGTCCACCTCTTCGATCACCTCCTCCTCGAAGGCGGGCCAGAAGCCTGGCTCATAGTCGGTGTTCGCCATGATGGGGAGCCAGCTCAGCTTGTCGAAGCCGAAGTGATCCGGCGCGGTGAACGCCGAGTCGACCACAGTCTCAGGAAGGCCCTCTGTGTGCCAGCGGGCCAGGGTCTCCTCCCAGAAACCCAGCGCCTCGTAGCGGACGGGCCTCGCGACCTTTTCAAAACTACACAGGGCGTGAAATCTCTCTCGCACGTTCATCGGCTGTCCCGCATACGTTTGCAGTTTGATATGAGTCTCGGGCCTTTTAAAATCTCAATCTGAAAAAACAGAAAGACCGAGGGGCGGTTAAAACTTTCCCGGCGCTCCCTCAAATTTTCAGACGACCGTATCGATCCCGTTTCCGGGTTATTTTATCCCCCTCACAATCTCGAGGAATCTCTCGTAGTTCTTGAGAGAGACCTCAGGCGGTATGGTGTGGTCTACGGCGGGAATAAAACCCCCGCTCTTGAGAACGGGCGGCACCTTGTCCATGACCTCCTTCTCGATATGCTCGTCCTTGTCGAAGAGGGCCATCTTGTCGATCCCCCCCCAGATCACCATCTTCGGGAATTTCTCCCTCACCTCCCTTATGTCCATCCCCGCCTGCACCTCGAATGGTAGGAACATATTTATTCCTACCTCGGAAAAGAGCTGGAGCAGTATCCAGAGGTTGCCGTCGGAGTCCACGCCGAAGACGCGGATGTCTGTGTCCGCCTTCAAGGAGTCGATAAGCCTCTTGTAGTATGGGGATATGAACTCCCTGAACGCCTTCGGAGAGATCATCGGCCCGTTCTTGTAGGACATATCTTCCCAGAAGTAGATGTAGTCGATTATCGCCTTCTCCCTCACCTTTTTCATGAGGGTCTCGTGCATGTAGACCCAGTTCTCAGCGACCGCGTGGAGGAGCTTCGGCTCCCTCTTCATCAGGACCGACATCCCCACAAGGCCCATGAGGTGGCGGTAAGTCCCGAAGAGGCCGCAACAGACGGCTGAGTTGAAGCAGTCGTCTCCGAAGCCGTTTGCGAGGTTTATCATGATGTCGAGGTTTTGCGTGAAGCGCTCCGGGGTCTCCGGGTCGAGGCGCCACTTCAGTCCCTCGAATTCCGCCATAGATTTTACAGGGTGATCGAAATCCTGGGGAAGGCCCGACTGCCCCTCGACGTGTACCTTGACCAGCTTCCCGGCCATATCCCTCTTCAAGACGTACCTCTCCGTCTCCTCTATTATCTCGATATCGAAGGCGGGGCAAAAGCTCGGGTCGCAGTCCGGCCCGGCCGCCACCGTCAGGTAGTTCATCTTGTCGAATCCGAAGTAGTCCGGGCCTGTAAATACGTTGTCGATGACCGTCTCGGGGAGGCCCTCCTTGTGCCAGCGGTCGAGGGTCTCGGTCCAGTACCCTATCGTCTCCCAGCGTATCGGCCTGTCCGGCTTTTCAAAATTGCAGGTGGCGTGGAATCTCTCTCGAGTGTTCATGGTCGGGTCTCTTTACAAAATGTACTCTGTGTCATCTATCACCTTTCGTTTGCCATGTCAGCTTCTTTTAAAGGAAAAACCGTCAGGGTCGATTTCAGATGACCTCGACCCGGATGAGGTTTGTGGTTCCGGCGACCCCCGGCGGAAATCCCGCCGTGATGACGGCGATATCGCCGCTTTCCACGAATCCCGACTTCACGGCCTCCTCCTTGGCGGTTTTGATCAGGTCGTCCATGTTGTCGTTGAACTTAACGAGGCGGGGGAAAATGTTGAAGGAGATCGTCAGCCTCCTTATCGTGTCGATCTTCGGGGAGAGGGCGACGATCGGCTGCTTCGGCTTGTAGCGTGCCACCATCCTTGGGGTCGTTCCGGTGGAGGTGGGGGTGACTATCACCGCGGCGTTTAAGTCCTTCGCCGTGTGATATGCGGCATGGCATACGGCGTGTGTAACGCTCTCCTCCCGATACTTCTCGACCGCGCTCTCCCAGTCCTCGGAGTGAAGCCCGTCTTTTGCCGTATTAGCGATTTTCGCCATGGTTGCTGCCGCCTCGATCGGGTATTTCCCCATCGCCGTCTCACCGGACAGGAGGAGGGCGTCGCTCCCGTCGATCACGGCGTTTGCCACGTCGGACGCCTCGGCCCGTGTGGGGCGCTTCTCGTGTATCATGCTCTCCAGCATGTGCGTGGCCACAATCACCGGCTTTCCCACCTCGTTTGCCAGGCGAATCAGAATCTTCTGGACCAACGGAACCTGCTCCAGGGGGGTTTCCACGCCCAGGTCTCCCCGGGCCACGAGTATCCCGTCCGAGACTTCGAGGATCGAGGCGATGTTGGTCAATGCCTCCGTCTTTTCGATCTTTGCGATAACCGGGATATCCTTTCCGGCCTTTACAATGATCTCCTTTATCTTGACGATGTCATCGGCGCTCCTCACGAAGGAGAGGGCGGCCCAGTCGATCCCGAGGCCGAGGCAGAAGGCTATGTCCTCCCTGTCCTTTTCTGTGATCGAGTCTATGGAGAGGCTCGTGTCGGGGAGGTTGACCCCCTTCCCCGGCATTATCTCACCCCCGTTCTTCACGATTGCCGTTATCTCGTCCCCGTCGATTTTGGTTATCTTAAGTTCGATCGTCCCGTCCGATATGAATACCCTTTCGCCCGGCTTGGCCTCACGGGCGAGGTGGGGGTAGTTTATCGCGAGAAAACCTGGATCCTTTGTAGCGCTTCCCGTGAGCCTGATCGTTTCGCCTTCGTTTAACTGGAGCGTGCCGCCGGGGATGTCTTTCACCCTTATCTTCGGGCCTGCGAGGTCTGCGATTATCCCGATGGGCCTTCCTATCTCTTCCTCCACCTTTCGTACCGCCTCCACGGCCTTCTTGTGTCCTTCGTGGGTTCCGTGGGAGAAGTTGAGCCTGACCGCGTCCATCCCGGCCTCAGTCAGCGCCCTTATCATGTCGATCGACTCCGTGGCGGGGCCCAGCGTGCAAATGATCTTCGTGGGTCTCATGGCTTGGCCTTTCCCCCTTCTTTCTTTTTGCCCTTATTTTTTTTATCGGAGGGACTTTCCCCCCTGACGAGGAGATATATTATCATTGCACCTCCAATAAGCATCATGGGAAGGGTAAGGAGCTGTCCCATGCTGAAGGGGCCAATGATAAAGCCGAGGTGCGGGTCGGGCTGGCGGAAAAACTCCATGGAGAAGCGGAACAATCCGTAAAATGCGATGAAAGACCAGGTGGGAATCCCCCGCCTGACGCCTCTGACGTTCATGGTAAAGATTATTAAAAAGAGGACAAGCCCCTCAAGTAACGATTCGTATAACTGGGACGGGTGGCGGCAGAGAGACAACTCGTCCAGCGGGAACACCATGCACCAGGGCACGTCGGTGGCCCGCCCCCAGAGCTCGCCGTTGATGAAGTTTCCGATCCTCCCCAATCCTATACCTATGGGGCCGGCGACGGCGGTGATGTCCGCTATGTCGTAAAAGGGTATCCCTTTTCTCCGGGAGCAATATATCACGGCGAGGATCACGCCGATGAAGCCTCCGTGAAAGGACATCCCCCCCAGCCAGACGGCGAAGATCATCAGGGGATTTGATAAGAGCGCCACCAACCCCCCCGGCCAGTAGAAGAGGCAGTAGCCGAGCCTCCCGCCTATTATCACCCCAAGCATAAGGTAGAAAATATAGTCCCAGAGGTCGTCGCCGGTGAGCTTTATGCCCCTTTTCTTTGCAAGGTGCCCGATGACGAAAAAGGCCGTGATAAAGGCGAGGAGGTACATTATCCCGTACCAGCGTATCTCCAGCTTCCAAAACTTTATGACGACCGGATCGATGTTCGGGTATGGTATCACGATTATTTCCTAAAAAAGTCGTTTTCAAACATTTCAAATAAACCGGGCTCGACGCCCGCTTTGCATCAAGCCGAAGCACTGGATATAAAACATATCAATCTCCCCCCGGCTCAACTCTTTTCCTTAAATTCGCTGTATCTGTATAGGGAGGCCGCGGCCCTGACCATCCTCCCCGGGTCGGGGAAGACCGGGATCTTCTTCTCCTCGAATTCTGAGTACCACCTCCTGTACATCGAAAGCTCCCCGGCCATGAAGCAGGCGAGGAAGACCTTGTCCGGATTTTCGTCCCTGATCTTAGAGATGACCTCGACGGCGTCGAAGTCGGACTCCGGGATGAGGGTAAAGATAATCAGGATGATATCGAATCTGTCGTCCGCCGCGAGCTTTTTTATCAGCACCTCGTAGGCCTTCTTCGGCCCCACGTTCTCGATGGCAAACCACATGTCGACCGGATTCCCCACCGAGGCCCAGTCCGGGAAGACCTCTCTCATCTCCTTCTTTGCAGAATCTGAGAGGGATGGGATGACGAGGCCGTGGGCGCCGGCGTAGTCCGCCGTGAGCACGCACCCTACGCCCGTAATCGAGACCACGCCGAGCCTGTTCCCCATAGGCAAGGGCACGTAGGAGAAGGCCTTGAGGGCATCGTAGAAGTGGTCGAAGTCCTCCACCCGGACAAGCCCCGATGCCCCGAAGACGCCGTCGTATATCTTGTCGCTTCCGGCAAGGGTCCCCGTGTGGGAGGATATGGCTCTGGCACCCGTCTCGGTCCTCCCCGATTTCAAGACCACGACCGGCTTCTTCCTTGTCACCTCCCTTGCCGTGTCGATAAATCTCCTCCCGTCCCTCACCCCCTCGAAGTATATTCCCACAACGTCGGTCTCAGTGTCCCTTCCCAGATACTCGAGGATATCGCACTCGTCAATGTCGGCCTTGTTCCCAAGGCAGGCCACCTTCGCAATAGAAAAATTTTGGGAGGAGGTTATCCATCTGAAGAAGCCGCTGGCGAACATTCCGGTCTGGCCGAAGAACGAGACCGATCCCCTTTTCTTCGGCTTGTCGAGGGTCGTTATAGAAGTGACGAAGGAGTCCTTTACGTTTATCGTGCCGATGCTGTTCGGCCCCATGATCCTGAGGTTGTATTTTGAAATCGATTTCTTTATCTCCGCCTCGAGGTTTACCCCCGCCTCCTCGCCGGAGTCGGAAAACCCGGCGGTGGAGATGATGATCCCCTTGACCCCCGCCTCGCCGCATTCGGAGACCGCCTTCGGCACAAGGTCCCTCGGGATAACGATCATGGCGAGCTCCGGGCCCTCGGGGATGGACGCGACGGAGTCGTAGGCCGTAAGGCCCAGAATCTCGCCGCCGGCCGATCCCACCTTCGGGTTTACGGGATAGATTTTACCCTTGTAGCCGAAATCGAGGAGGTTTCTTATTACTATGTTTCCGCCCTTCCTCGGATTTTCGGAGGCGCCTATAACCGCCATGCTCTTTGGATTGAAGAATATGTCCACGTCTGTCATTTTCTAGCTTCTCTTAATGATGTCGGGGAGATTTCCAGAATCCGTCGCCCAGATTTTATTGCAAAAGCATGAACCCCTGAAACCGTCAGTCCGCTCCGCCGTTCCCGCCCTTTCCCTCGTCGATGAGGCTCTTCAGCTCGAAAATGAGGTCTCCCGTTCTCCTCCCGTCCGGAAGCGTAATATTGGGAAATACCTTTGTTATCTTTTCCGTCAGCTCCGCCGCCGCTTTCTTGTCACCGGCGCCGAGGTACCCGAGGGCGAGGTAGTATGCGTCAAGTACCCTATAGCCGTCAAGCTCCCCGTAGTGGGGCGACAGGATCGGGTCGGTCGAGATATCGTTGAGGTCTTTCAGGAAGGCCCTGGAAAACTCGATCAACGCCTCGTGGGCGCCCGCCTCCCTCGTCCTCTTGAGGTTCGCCGTCTCGATCTCGCAGTACTCGATTAGCTCCTTCAGCGTGAATACACGGGTAAGTCCCCTCTTGTTCGAGTCGAGGTTCAAAAACTGGCCGAACACCCAGCCGGTCTTGCCCCTGTAGCTTATCTTGTACCAGTACTCCATGACCTTGACGACACGGGTGGGGGCATCCTCCCTTCCGACCACGTCCACGATCACCCCCCGGTTGACGTGGGCGATCGCCTTCGTGTCGGCATTCGGGACTTCGTGGATCGCCACCCGGGACCCCAGTATCTCCGCCTTCCGCTCGAACGCGAAGAGGGGATAGGCCGCGAAGGTCAAGGCGACAATCGCGAGAATCAGCGCTCTAAAAAAGCTTCTAAGTCTCATTTTTTTAGTTCCTTTCTTTTTTTACCCCGAGGTGATATGTCCCTGTACTCCATCTCCCCGTACCATTTTTGTATCTCGAAAAAGAGCTTTGTTCCCCCAATGACGTTCAGCGGAATCAGGATCAGGTTCAGAAACGGGACGTAGAGGAACAGAAACGCCGCCGCCCCGAAGCCGAGGGAGGAGGGAAGGTTCTTGTATACAAATCTCATCTTGTCCGCGAAGGGGATTCTCCTCCTTCCCAGAGGGTGGTCGAAATAGTCGTAAGCCAAAAACATCCACGTAATTATATTGAAAATGACGGTAAATATTATGGAGACGACCACCGTAAAGAGCCCGATGAAAAAGAGGGGCAGGATGAATACCAGGATAAAGAGATAGATAGTGCTCTTCAATATCTCGTGGGTCAGGGCGTAGCCGATGTCCTTTGTTATTACTCGGAAGGAAAAAGGCTCTTCGTGGGCTTTGCCAAGGACGATAGCCTCCACCCTCTGGGAGAGGAGCTCGTTGAACGGCAGGCAGATGATCCCCCCGATGATGTAGAAAATTATGGCGGTGACGAGAAGGAAGAGGATCACGGTGAAGACCGCCGCAATCCAGAAAAGAACCATCCAGTACCATGCCTTTTCATCAGGGATGAGCCTGTCCATGTAGCCGAGGAGGAGCTTCGTGCCGAAAATGTATATGATGACGACAAGGATGGCGTTGATAATCATCGGAAAGACCGCATACCTGATGAGCCCGAAATTTTTCAACAAAAAGCCGAGCCCCCTGATCGGCGCCGTAAATCCCCCAAGCGCCCTGAAGATGAAGTTCGGCTTTTTGTATTGTTTCTTTACCTTTTTCATCTTTCATCCTCCTTTATGACGAAAACGAGGCGGATGTCCATGACGTTGTTCTTGGTCGGCCCCGTGATGACGAGGTCGCCCAGGAGTTCAAAGAAATTGTACGATTCGCATTCCTTCAGGTATCGCTCCGCGTCGAGGTCCATACTTCTCGCCCTCGAGATCGTGTCCGGAGCCGAGAAGGCCCCGGCGGCGTTCGTTGGGCCGTCGGTGCCGTCGCTCCCGAGAAAGAGGCCGTAGGTCCCCTTTGCTCCCTCCGTCAGGGCCGCGAAACAGAGCGCGAAGTGGGTGTTTCTTCCCCCCTTTCCGGGGCCGGTCACCCTGACCGTGCTCTCTCCCCCGGAGATGATGCAGGCCGGGGGTGGTACGGGCCTCCCTTGGGCCGCAACCTCCGCCGCCACCCCCTTGTGGAAGAGGGCGAGCTCCTCGGTGTCCCCGGCGAAGGCCGACGAGAGAACGACGGCGTTAAAGCCCTCCTCCTTGGCCTTTTTCTCGGCCCCGGTCATGGCCGCCGCCGCGCTCCCCACGATTACGTTTTCGACGTCGGCAAAGATCGGGTCTCCCCCCTTCGGCGTCTCCTCCACATCG
The nucleotide sequence above comes from Candidatus Zymogenus saltonus. Encoded proteins:
- the fabG gene encoding 3-oxoacyl-[acyl-carrier-protein] reductase, which gives rise to MSPKTPGDFDFSGRTALITGGSKGIGRAVSLALAERGADVIINYSADDDAAKGVVSEIEAMGRKATAIKADVSDTAKVEDMFGIIRKDPGRLDILVNNAGIIRDKLLMFMNEDDWNRVIDINLKGVYNCCKTAIRFMIGEKYGKIINMVSPSAILGRAGQTNYASSKGGVIGFTRSLAQELARFNICVNAVSPGLIETEMMDNLTEETKKELLSAVPLGRLGTPEEVTGAVLFLASDKSDYITGQVISVDGGLT
- a CDS encoding acyl carrier protein, giving the protein MEDKDKLKLKLKTLIIESLQLEDIEPSDIEDDDPLFGNGLGLDSIDALELVVALEKEFGIIIPDEEVGKEAFASLNALADFVERERKDLS
- a CDS encoding SH3 domain-containing protein codes for the protein MKKTLYLLAAACLIIVFALPATAVENATITGDGLRVREKPTLDGRKLGTVNKGYRVEALAHSNRTDSIDGFTGYWYYIVYKDLSGWVFGKYIQVDIAAPVPSESEFTPPKPTGTKAVLKDILGNWPMYFDTPNIIYSFYNDGKAKFVTSYFEEGTDRVIKRPEVWGSYVFDGKTIQVNWNDGTSSVFYVKKEYGVTSLTVDGKLLPPELHMLGPGETLEYD
- the pyk gene encoding pyruvate kinase — protein: MRPTKIICTLGPATESIDMIRALTEAGMDAVRLNFSHGTHEGHKKAVEAVRKVEEEIGRPIGIIADLAGPKIRVKDIPGGTLQLNEGETIRLTGSATKDPGFLAINYPHLAREAKPGERVFISDGTIELKITKIDGDEITAIVKNGGEIMPGKGVNLPDTSLSIDSITEKDREDIAFCLGLGIDWAALSFVRSADDIVKIKEIIVKAGKDIPVIAKIEKTEALTNIASILEVSDGILVARGDLGVETPLEQVPLVQKILIRLANEVGKPVIVATHMLESMIHEKRPTRAEASDVANAVIDGSDALLLSGETAMGKYPIEAAATMAKIANTAKDGLHSEDWESAVEKYREESVTHAVCHAAYHTAKDLNAAVIVTPTSTGTTPRMVARYKPKQPIVALSPKIDTIRRLTISFNIFPRLVKFNDNMDDLIKTAKEEAVKSGFVESGDIAVITAGFPPGVAGTTNLIRVEVI
- a CDS encoding prolipoprotein diacylglyceryl transferase translates to MPYPNIDPVVIKFWKLEIRWYGIMYLLAFITAFFVIGHLAKKRGIKLTGDDLWDYIFYLMLGVIIGGRLGYCLFYWPGGLVALLSNPLMIFAVWLGGMSFHGGFIGVILAVIYCSRRKGIPFYDIADITAVAGPIGIGLGRIGNFINGELWGRATDVPWCMVFPLDELSLCRHPSQLYESLLEGLVLFLIIFTMNVRGVRRGIPTWSFIAFYGLFRFSMEFFRQPDPHLGFIIGPFSMGQLLTLPMMLIGGAMIIYLLVRGESPSDKKNKGKKKEGGKAKP
- a CDS encoding CoA-binding protein produces the protein MTDVDIFFNPKSMAVIGASENPRKGGNIVIRNLLDFGYKGKIYPVNPKVGSAGGEILGLTAYDSVASIPEGPELAMIVIPRDLVPKAVSECGEAGVKGIIISTAGFSDSGEEAGVNLEAEIKKSISKYNLRIMGPNSIGTINVKDSFVTSITTLDKPKKRGSVSFFGQTGMFASGFFRWITSSQNFSIAKVACLGNKADIDECDILEYLGRDTETDVVGIYFEGVRDGRRFIDTAREVTRKKPVVVLKSGRTETGARAISSHTGTLAGSDKIYDGVFGASGLVRVEDFDHFYDALKAFSYVPLPMGNRLGVVSITGVGCVLTADYAGAHGLVIPSLSDSAKKEMREVFPDWASVGNPVDMWFAIENVGPKKAYEVLIKKLAADDRFDIILIIFTLIPESDFDAVEVISKIRDENPDKVFLACFMAGELSMYRRWYSEFEEKKIPVFPDPGRMVRAAASLYRYSEFKEKS
- a CDS encoding SH3 domain-containing protein; amino-acid sequence: MRLRSFFRALILAIVALTFAAYPLFAFERKAEILGSRVAIHEVPNADTKAIAHVNRGVIVDVVGREDAPTRVVKVMEYWYKISYRGKTGWVFGQFLNLDSNKRGLTRVFTLKELIEYCEIETANLKRTREAGAHEALIEFSRAFLKDLNDISTDPILSPHYGELDGYRVLDAYYLALGYLGAGDKKAAAELTEKITKVFPNITLPDGRRTGDLIFELKSLIDEGKGGNGGAD
- a CDS encoding EI24 domain-containing protein; translation: MKKVKKQYKKPNFIFRALGGFTAPIRGLGFLLKNFGLIRYAVFPMIINAILVVIIYIFGTKLLLGYMDRLIPDEKAWYWMVLFWIAAVFTVILFLLVTAIIFYIIGGIICLPFNELLSQRVEAIVLGKAHEEPFSFRVITKDIGYALTHEILKSTIYLFILVFILPLFFIGLFTVVVSIIFTVIFNIITWMFLAYDYFDHPLGRRRIPFADKMRFVYKNLPSSLGFGAAAFLFLYVPFLNLILIPLNVIGGTKLFFEIQKWYGEMEYRDISPRGKKRKELKK